The Prosthecobacter sp. SYSU 5D2 nucleotide sequence ACCCAAACAAACCACTGATGCCCAGCAATGCTCACTAATGGCAGAAACGGAGGCTTGAAGGCTTGAGGATTGGGGATTGAAATATGCATGCTTATTGCTGGCATTAGCCTGTCCCGTCACTGCGGCGATGGTTTAAAAATTCTGATCCCCTCCTTTGACATCTGCGCCCCATGAAAACCATCCTCTGCTTCGGCGATTCCAACACCTGGGGCTACGACCCCGCCAGCACCACCGCCCCTTCCCCCTCCGTCATCCCCACGACGTCCGCTGGACCGGCGTCCTCTCCCGCCTCCTCGGCCCCGCCTACCGCATCATTGAGGAAGACCAGAACGGCCGCACCGCCGTCCGTGACGATCCCCTCAACATCGCCCGCAAAGGCAAATACTACCTCCCCGCCTGCCTGGAGAGCCACAAGCCCATCGACCTCGTCATCCTGATGCTCGGCACCAACGACCTCAAAACCCTCTTTAACCTCCCTCCCAGCGACATCGCCGCCGGAGCCGGCGTCCTCGCCCGCATGATCCTCACTAGCGAATCCGGCCCGACAACCGCCCGCCGCAGCTCCTCCTCGTCTGCCCGCCCCTTATTGGCGACCTCACCCACCTCCCCGAAACCGCCGCCCGCGTCAACGACGGCCCCGCCC carries:
- a CDS encoding GDSL family lipase, giving the protein MTSAPHENHPLLRRFQHLGLRPRQHHRPFPLRHPHDVRWTGVLSRLLGPAYRIIEEDQNGRTAVRDDPLNIARKGKYYLPACLESHKPIDLVILMLGTNDLKTLFNLPPSDIAAGAGVLARMILTSESGPTTARRSSSSSARPLLATSPTSPKPPPASTTAPPAAPSYPVITRPSPPPPPLLTPSPLDAVHLDASQHQTLAHSLATKVKELL